In Bacillus rossius redtenbacheri isolate Brsri chromosome 15, Brsri_v3, whole genome shotgun sequence, one genomic interval encodes:
- the LOC134539514 gene encoding caspase-1 isoform X2 produces MSSVEPTNQANGFNPGDSGDAWGKPFFSDVELKARAPVGRNAAFYNMNHKNRGVALIFNHENFKMGTLRSRTGTTADRENLSSCLKELGFTVTIYNDLAQKQIMTIVNEVAASDHSDNDCFLMAVLSHGEMGVVYARDTAYKPNALWQKFTSDNAPTLAGKPKIFIFQACQGDRLDQGIKLVTTQVDNEVSYKIPLHADFLIAYSTVPGFYSWRNTTHGSWFIQTLCAELRANGLVFDILTLLTFVCQRVALDFESNSPAEPRMHRQKQIPCVTTMLTRLLKFTGKESMV; encoded by the exons ATGAGCTCTGTTGAGCCCACAAATCAAGCAAATGGCTTTAACCCGGGTGATTCAGGCGACGCATGGGGAAAACCATT CTTCTCGGACGTTGAGCTGAAAGCTCGGGCCCCTGTGGGTCGAAACGCAGCATTTTACAACATGAATCACAAAAACAGAGGAGTCGCTCTGATCTTCAACCACGAAAATTTCAAGATGGGCACTTTGAGATCACGCACAGGAACCACTGCCGACCGTGAAAATCTTTCGTCGTGCCTCAAAGAACTCGGTTTCACAGTCACTATATATAATGATCTTGCTCAGAAACAAATCATGACGATCGTGAATGAAG TGGCGGCGAGCGATCACTCAGATAACGACTGTTTCCTGATGGCGGTGCTGTCTCACGGCGAGATGGGGGTCGTGTACGCGAGGGACACCGCCTACAAGCCGAACGCACTCTGGCAGAAGTTCACCTCGGACAACGCTCCCACGCTCGCCGgcaaaccaaaaatatttattttccag GCGTGCCAAGGCGACAGGCTCGACCAAGGAATCAAGCTAGTCACGACGCAGGTGGACAACGAAGTCTCCTACAAGATCCCCTTGCACGCGGATTTCCTCATAGCTTACTCGACGGTGCCGG GCTTCTACTCGTGGCGCAACACGACGCACGGCTCGTGGTTCATCCAGACGCTGTGCGCGGAGCTGCGCGCCAACGGCCTGGTGTTCGACATCCTGACGCTGCTGACGTTCGTGTGCCAGCGCGTGGCCCTGGACTTCGAGTCGAACAGCCCCGCCGAGCCGCGCATGCACCGCCAGAAGCAGATCCCGTGCGTCACCACCATGCTCACCCGGCTGCTCAAGTTCACCGGCAAGGAGAG catggtGTAA
- the LOC134539514 gene encoding caspase-1 isoform X1 has protein sequence MSSVEPTNQANGFNPGDSGDAWGKPFFSDVELKARAPVGRNAAFYNMNHKNRGVALIFNHENFKMGTLRSRTGTTADRENLSSCLKELGFTVTIYNDLAQKQIMTIVNEVAASDHSDNDCFLMAVLSHGEMGVVYARDTAYKPNALWQKFTSDNAPTLAGKPKIFIFQACQGDRLDQGIKLVTTQVDNEVSYKIPLHADFLIAYSTVPGYLGCQEFKPPKKHHCFYSWRNTTHGSWFIQTLCAELRANGLVFDILTLLTFVCQRVALDFESNSPAEPRMHRQKQIPCVTTMLTRLLKFTGKESMV, from the exons ATGAGCTCTGTTGAGCCCACAAATCAAGCAAATGGCTTTAACCCGGGTGATTCAGGCGACGCATGGGGAAAACCATT CTTCTCGGACGTTGAGCTGAAAGCTCGGGCCCCTGTGGGTCGAAACGCAGCATTTTACAACATGAATCACAAAAACAGAGGAGTCGCTCTGATCTTCAACCACGAAAATTTCAAGATGGGCACTTTGAGATCACGCACAGGAACCACTGCCGACCGTGAAAATCTTTCGTCGTGCCTCAAAGAACTCGGTTTCACAGTCACTATATATAATGATCTTGCTCAGAAACAAATCATGACGATCGTGAATGAAG TGGCGGCGAGCGATCACTCAGATAACGACTGTTTCCTGATGGCGGTGCTGTCTCACGGCGAGATGGGGGTCGTGTACGCGAGGGACACCGCCTACAAGCCGAACGCACTCTGGCAGAAGTTCACCTCGGACAACGCTCCCACGCTCGCCGgcaaaccaaaaatatttattttccag GCGTGCCAAGGCGACAGGCTCGACCAAGGAATCAAGCTAGTCACGACGCAGGTGGACAACGAAGTCTCCTACAAGATCCCCTTGCACGCGGATTTCCTCATAGCTTACTCGACGGTGCCGG GTTATTTAGGCTGCCAAGAGTTCAAGCCCCCGAAGAAGCATCATT GCTTCTACTCGTGGCGCAACACGACGCACGGCTCGTGGTTCATCCAGACGCTGTGCGCGGAGCTGCGCGCCAACGGCCTGGTGTTCGACATCCTGACGCTGCTGACGTTCGTGTGCCAGCGCGTGGCCCTGGACTTCGAGTCGAACAGCCCCGCCGAGCCGCGCATGCACCGCCAGAAGCAGATCCCGTGCGTCACCACCATGCTCACCCGGCTGCTCAAGTTCACCGGCAAGGAGAG catggtGTAA